From Methylobacterium radiodurans, a single genomic window includes:
- a CDS encoding urease accessory protein UreD: MNARVSPAGASTGAAPARQRSVGRVALVCDGPGPARLRDLAEAGPLRLRFPGRHGAGETEAVLVNTAGGVACGDRFSVAIDLAEGARLCFTSTAAEKLYRSDGPVSRIENRVGLAAGAQLAWLPQETILFDRARVRRRFEADLAPDAALLIFEAVAFGRTARGEILSEALFEDVWRVRRNGRLVYADTVRLDGPVGGLLARPAIGGGAAACATLLDLAPGAEARLDEARALLDGAGSLGVEAGASAWNGHLAVRMLAPAIGPLRVLAARFLEAYRAAPLPRVWQT; this comes from the coding sequence ATGAACGCGCGCGTCTCTCCGGCGGGCGCCTCAACCGGCGCGGCGCCCGCGCGCCAGCGCTCGGTCGGGCGCGTCGCGCTCGTCTGCGACGGGCCCGGGCCGGCCCGCCTACGCGACCTCGCCGAGGCGGGCCCGCTGCGCCTGCGCTTCCCGGGCCGCCACGGTGCCGGCGAGACGGAGGCCGTCCTCGTCAACACCGCCGGGGGCGTCGCCTGCGGCGACCGCTTCAGCGTCGCGATCGACCTCGCGGAGGGCGCCCGGCTCTGCTTCACCAGCACGGCTGCGGAAAAGCTCTACCGCTCGGACGGGCCCGTGAGCCGGATCGAGAACCGCGTCGGGCTGGCCGCGGGCGCGCAGCTCGCCTGGCTGCCGCAGGAGACGATCCTGTTCGACCGCGCGCGGGTGCGCCGGCGCTTCGAGGCCGATCTCGCGCCTGATGCCGCGCTCCTGATCTTCGAGGCGGTGGCGTTCGGCCGGACGGCGCGGGGCGAGATCCTCTCCGAAGCCCTGTTCGAGGACGTGTGGCGCGTGCGCAGGAATGGCCGTCTCGTCTACGCCGACACGGTCCGGCTCGACGGGCCGGTCGGCGGCCTGCTGGCCCGTCCGGCGATCGGCGGCGGGGCCGCCGCCTGCGCCACCCTGCTCGACCTCGCGCCGGGGGCCGAGGCCCGGCTCGACGAGGCGCGCGCGCTTCTCGACGGCGCGGGTTCCCTCGGCGTCGAGGCGGGTGCCAGCGCCTGGAACGGCCATCTCGCGGTGCGGATGCTCGCGCCCGCGATCGGCCCGCTGCGGGTGCTCGCGGCCCGCTTCCTCGAAGCCTATCGGGCGGCCCCTCTCCCCCGGGTCTGGCAGACCTGA
- the urtA gene encoding urea ABC transporter substrate-binding protein, which translates to MALASLGAGTARAQETIKVGILHSLSGTMAISETTLKDAMLMLIAEQNKKGGVLGKKLEPVVVDPASNWPLFAEKARELIAKDKVSAVFGCWTSVSRKSVLPVFKELNSILFYPVQYEGEESERNVFYTGAAPNQQAIPAVDYLMKEEKVERWVLEGTDYVYPRTTNKILEAYLKAKGVKPEDISINYTPFGQSDWQTRVAAIKSFGSAGKKTAVVSTINGDANVPFYKELANQGIKATDIPVVAFSVGEEELAGIDTKPLVGHLAAWNYFESIDTPENKAFIQQWQAYKKNPKAVTNDPMEAHYIGFNMWVKAVEKAGTVDPDKVIAALPGTEQKNLTGGTSTMLPNHHITKPVFIGEIKDDGQFDVVNKTEGLIPGEAWSKQLEGSKDLEADWVKLNCGNYNTKTKKCGGA; encoded by the coding sequence ATGGCGCTGGCCTCTCTGGGCGCCGGCACGGCACGGGCGCAGGAGACCATCAAGGTCGGCATCCTGCACTCGCTCTCGGGGACGATGGCGATCTCCGAGACGACGCTGAAGGACGCGATGCTGATGCTCATCGCGGAGCAGAACAAGAAGGGCGGCGTGCTCGGCAAGAAGCTGGAGCCGGTGGTGGTCGATCCGGCCTCGAACTGGCCGCTCTTCGCCGAGAAGGCCCGCGAGCTGATCGCGAAGGACAAGGTCTCGGCCGTGTTCGGCTGCTGGACCAGCGTCTCGCGCAAGTCCGTGCTGCCGGTGTTCAAGGAGCTGAACTCGATTCTGTTCTATCCCGTCCAGTACGAGGGTGAGGAGAGCGAGCGGAACGTGTTCTACACCGGCGCCGCGCCGAACCAGCAGGCGATCCCGGCCGTCGACTACCTGATGAAGGAGGAGAAGGTCGAGCGCTGGGTTCTGGAGGGCACCGACTACGTCTATCCGCGCACCACCAACAAGATCCTCGAGGCCTACCTGAAGGCCAAGGGCGTGAAGCCGGAGGACATCTCGATCAACTACACGCCCTTCGGCCAGTCCGACTGGCAGACGCGCGTCGCCGCCATCAAGAGCTTCGGCTCGGCCGGCAAGAAGACCGCGGTGGTCTCGACCATCAACGGCGACGCCAACGTGCCGTTCTACAAGGAGCTCGCCAACCAGGGCATCAAGGCGACCGACATCCCGGTGGTCGCCTTCTCGGTCGGAGAGGAGGAACTCGCCGGCATCGACACCAAGCCGCTCGTCGGGCACCTCGCCGCGTGGAACTACTTCGAGTCGATCGACACGCCGGAGAACAAGGCCTTCATCCAGCAGTGGCAGGCCTACAAGAAGAACCCGAAGGCCGTGACCAACGACCCGATGGAGGCGCACTACATCGGCTTCAACATGTGGGTGAAGGCTGTCGAGAAGGCCGGCACGGTCGATCCCGACAAGGTCATCGCGGCGCTGCCGGGCACCGAGCAGAAGAACCTGACCGGCGGCACCTCGACCATGCTGCCCAACCACCACATCACGAAGCCGGTCTTCATCGGCGAGATCAAGGACGACGGCCAGTTCGACGTGGTCAACAAGACCGAGGGCCTGATCCCGGGCGAGGCGTGGTCGAAGCAGCTCGAGGGCTCGAAGGACCTCGAGGCCGACTGGGTCAAGCTCAACTGCGGCAACTACAACACCAAGACGAAGAAGTGCGGCGGCGCCTGA
- the urtB gene encoding urea ABC transporter permease subunit UrtB: MIRILILSLLLGLAAPARAQDAPPPADAYARLASDSYGDIEAGIAGLAASGDPRAGAVLAALAEGRLLYRPADKALFIKQGNALADARTGAPAEAEGLKPVRANNKIRRALDAAQGQLNLTSPDPARRREAADAVFKARDPLVLPAVERALAAESDPGVKRVLAAARAAVLLAKPDTPENERVAALAAIQARGDGDAIAILRNVAASDPSEMVKAAAARSIQAVETRLAVAAAAQNVWYGVSLGSVLLLAAIGLAITFGVMGIINMAHGEMVMLGAYTTFLVQDAIRAHAPGLFDWSLAISIPCAFLVAGAVGVAIERGIIRFLYGRPLETLLATFGVSLVLQQGVRSIFGPTNREVGSPGFMSGAFDIAGLSITWGRMWIVLFSFSVFLGLLFVLRRTSFGLKTRAVTQNRRMAAAMGIRTPWVDAMTFGLGSGIAGIAGVALSQIDNVSPNLGQGYIIDSFLVVVFGGVGNLWGTLVAALTLGVANKLFEPYFGAVLAKIALLVFIILFIQKRPRGLFALKGRAVES; the protein is encoded by the coding sequence ATGATCCGCATCCTCATCCTCTCGCTCCTGCTCGGCCTCGCCGCGCCCGCGCGCGCGCAGGACGCACCGCCGCCGGCCGACGCCTACGCGCGCCTCGCGAGCGACAGCTACGGCGACATCGAGGCCGGCATCGCGGGCCTTGCCGCGAGCGGCGATCCGCGGGCGGGCGCCGTGCTCGCCGCCCTCGCTGAGGGCAGGCTGCTCTACCGCCCGGCCGACAAGGCGCTCTTCATCAAGCAGGGCAACGCCCTCGCGGACGCCCGAACCGGCGCACCCGCCGAGGCCGAGGGGCTCAAGCCGGTCCGCGCCAACAACAAGATCCGCCGCGCGCTCGACGCCGCGCAGGGTCAGCTCAACCTCACCAGCCCCGATCCCGCCCGGCGGCGCGAGGCCGCCGACGCGGTGTTCAAGGCGCGCGATCCCCTGGTTCTTCCGGCGGTCGAGCGCGCGCTCGCGGCGGAATCCGATCCGGGTGTGAAGCGGGTCCTCGCCGCCGCGCGCGCCGCCGTGCTGCTCGCGAAGCCCGACACGCCGGAGAACGAGCGGGTCGCGGCGCTCGCCGCGATCCAGGCCCGGGGCGACGGCGACGCCATCGCGATCCTGCGCAACGTCGCGGCCAGCGACCCGAGCGAGATGGTGAAGGCCGCGGCCGCCCGCAGCATCCAGGCCGTCGAGACGCGGCTCGCCGTGGCGGCGGCCGCCCAGAACGTCTGGTACGGCGTGTCGCTCGGCTCCGTGCTGCTGCTCGCCGCGATCGGGCTCGCCATCACCTTCGGGGTGATGGGCATCATCAACATGGCGCACGGCGAGATGGTGATGCTCGGCGCCTACACGACCTTCCTCGTGCAGGACGCGATCCGGGCGCACGCGCCGGGCCTGTTCGACTGGTCGCTCGCCATCAGCATCCCGTGCGCGTTCCTGGTGGCGGGCGCGGTGGGCGTCGCGATCGAGCGCGGCATCATCCGCTTCCTCTACGGACGCCCGCTGGAGACACTGCTGGCCACCTTCGGCGTCAGCCTCGTGCTGCAGCAGGGCGTGCGCTCGATCTTCGGGCCGACGAACCGCGAGGTCGGCTCGCCGGGCTTCATGTCGGGCGCCTTCGACATCGCCGGCCTCTCGATCACCTGGGGCCGGATGTGGATCGTGCTGTTCTCGTTCAGCGTCTTCCTCGGGCTGCTCTTCGTGCTGCGCAGGACATCGTTCGGCCTGAAGACCCGGGCGGTCACCCAGAACCGCCGCATGGCCGCCGCCATGGGCATCCGCACGCCCTGGGTCGACGCGATGACCTTCGGCCTCGGCTCCGGCATCGCCGGCATCGCGGGCGTGGCGCTCTCGCAGATCGACAACGTCTCGCCGAACCTCGGCCAGGGCTACATCATCGACTCGTTCCTGGTCGTGGTGTTCGGCGGGGTCGGCAATCTCTGGGGCACGCTGGTGGCCGCGCTCACGCTCGGCGTCGCCAACAAGCTGTTCGAGCCGTATTTCGGCGCGGTGCTCGCGAAGATCGCGCTCCTCGTCTTCATCATCCTGTTCATCCAGAAGCGCCCGCGCGGCCTGTTCGCGCTCAAGGGCCGGGCGGTGGAGTCCTGA
- the rocF gene encoding arginase encodes MNEVLPDGGAAGRRIVVIGAPIEVGTSEPGALMGPAALRTAGLILSLRDLGHEVVDAGDVAPGLVPEARGLPAVAAWTRALARAVETALDAGGLPLVMGGDHSLSLGSVEGAMRHCAAAGRALSVLWLDAHADFNTPETSPSGNIHGMPLAALCGEPGFSGLFEDADRASLDPARVHLFGLRSIDAGERALVRARRLGVIDMRDIDEFGVVAPLRRILDRVAEAGDHLHVSFDVDFLDPALAPGVGTTVPGGATFREAHLIMEMLHDSGLVRSLDVVELNPFLDERGRSARVLVELVASLFGRRILDRPTPPIEALPGRGPA; translated from the coding sequence TTGAACGAGGTCTTGCCCGACGGCGGCGCGGCGGGGCGCAGGATCGTCGTGATCGGAGCGCCGATCGAGGTCGGCACCAGCGAGCCCGGAGCCCTGATGGGACCGGCGGCCCTGCGCACGGCCGGCCTGATCCTCAGCCTGCGCGATCTCGGCCACGAGGTCGTCGACGCGGGCGACGTGGCGCCGGGCCTCGTCCCGGAGGCGCGCGGCCTGCCCGCCGTCGCCGCCTGGACCCGAGCCCTGGCAAGGGCGGTGGAGACGGCGCTCGATGCGGGCGGCCTGCCGCTGGTGATGGGCGGAGACCACAGCCTGTCCCTGGGTTCCGTCGAGGGGGCGATGCGCCATTGCGCGGCCGCGGGGCGGGCCCTCTCCGTGCTCTGGCTCGACGCGCACGCCGACTTCAACACGCCCGAGACCTCGCCCTCGGGCAACATCCACGGCATGCCGCTCGCCGCGCTCTGCGGCGAGCCGGGCTTTTCCGGGCTGTTCGAGGATGCCGATCGGGCGAGCCTCGACCCCGCGCGGGTCCACCTGTTCGGTTTGCGCTCGATCGATGCGGGCGAGCGCGCGCTGGTCCGCGCGCGCCGGCTGGGCGTGATCGACATGCGCGACATCGACGAGTTCGGCGTGGTGGCCCCGCTCCGGCGCATCCTCGACCGCGTGGCGGAGGCGGGCGACCATCTGCACGTCAGCTTCGACGTCGATTTCCTGGACCCCGCGCTCGCGCCGGGCGTCGGCACCACGGTGCCGGGCGGTGCGACCTTTCGGGAGGCGCATCTGATCATGGAGATGCTGCACGATTCCGGGCTGGTCCGCTCCCTCGACGTGGTCGAGCTGAACCCGTTCCTCGACGAGCGCGGCCGCAGCGCCCGCGTGCTGGTGGAGCTGGTCGCGAGCCTGTTCGGCCGACGCATCCTCGACCGCCCGACGCCGCCGATCGAGGCCCTTCCCGGACGCGGCCCGGCATGA